AGCAATCTGCAAGAATTTTACAAAGATGCGGTACAACGCAATCTGAGGAGCGTAGCTATGGACAAATACGAATGCACCGTATGCGGGTACGTATACGACCCGGAAAAAGGCGATCCCGACGGCGGCATAGCGCCGGGCACGAAGTGGGAAGACATCCCCGACGATTGGGTATGCCCGTTGTGCGGCGCTGGAAAAGATTCGTTTCAAAAAAAATAAATCGAGGCGAAAATCGCCGTTACAGGGTATAGCGTGCCCGCTCGCCGCCGATAAGACGCGGACGGGTGCGCGCGCATACGATGTGCGCTTCTCCGATGCTTTTTTGTCCGATGCGGACGGGAACGGCCACATCGCGCAAATGCATGCCGATAAGCGTATCGCCGATGTCGATTCCGGCATCGGCTTTTATATGCTCGGTAACGGCGGGCTTTTCAAACAGACGGTACGCCGCCGACGCAAACGAGCCGCCGGCGTGAATCCACGGAACGACGGAAACCCTCTCATAATCGTATTTTTCCAAACAGGCTTCTTCGATGACGAGCGCACGGTTCAAATGTTCGCAGCACTGCGCTGCAAGGAATATGCCGCTCGGCCGAACGATATCGTATATCGCTTTAAAGACTTCCCTTCCCGCCTCTTCGTTCGAAGCCGTTCCGATTTTGCTTCCGAGAATTTCGCTCGAAGAACATCCGACGACGAGGATGTTTCCTTCTTTCAGCTCTGCCGCTGAAAGCAATTGATTGACGGCATTTTTTACATCTTCGATAATTCGACTCATAGTCATCTTTTTATCCTTGTACTTTTTTTACGGCGTACTTGTCCATAAATTCGATTATCTTTTTTTCGTATCCCTTTCTGCCGAGCGCGTAGTTAACCGCGTGAGGAGAACCTTTAATAATGAGCAGTTCTTTCGGTGCTTTGCACGCTTCGTAATTTTTTTCCGACATATACAACGGCACGAAAGTGTCCGCATCTCCGTGGACAAAAAGCACGGGGATTTTATTTTCGGCAAGCGCATCGAGCGTCGAATATTCGCTCAAGCTGAAATCCGCGATCGAGCGGGCGAGCATATCGGAAATCGCGAGAGTCGGAAAAAGCGGGAGGTGATACGATGCTTTCAGTACGTGCGCGATTTCATCACGAGGCGAAGTATAGCCGCAGTCGGCGATGATACATTTAACGTTTTCGGAAAGCCCCGTGCTTGATGCCATGAGCACCGTAGAAGCTCCCATCGAAACGCCGTAGAGTATGATCGGGAGCGCCCCTCCGTTTTTTTTATCGATCGCCGCCGCCCAATCGCGGCAGTCGAAGCGCTCTTTTATGCCGAACGTGAGACAGTTGCCGCCGCTTTCCCCGTGCGCTCTTTCGTGCGGCAGCAAAACGTTCCATCCCCGTTCATGAAAAAACTGTACGGCAAGCGAAAAATCGCTCATCGGACTTCCGTGATAGCCGTGCATACAGACAACGGTTCCCTGTGCACCTTCCGCACGCACGTACCATGCGGCAAGTTCGATGCCGTCACAGGATGTGATACAAACGTTTTCCTTTTCCATGCGATGAAACGAATCGACGGCGCTGTGGAGCTCCGCAAGGTACGGCGCGAGAGCGGGCACATCTTCAAAAATTTCAGGCGCCCTTTTCTTTCGCCTGACAACCGTCGGACGGAAGAGAAAAGCGTACACGAGCAGCGTCAGGACGGCGAACAAAGCCGCGCAGATACTGAAAGCGATAATGACCATACGCATAGTGCGAGTATACCGTTTTTACGCAATCGCCGCACCACCTCTTTTCGTTTTCCGCATCATGGAAAATACTTTCGAAAACCGAGAGAAAAGCGTATTTTCTAAAAAAAAGAGCTTCCGAAATTCCGCACTTCGATTAATGGTTAAAAGTATCGGAAAGTACAAAAGCGGCATTTTTTTTCCAATAATCGTCGGGGGCGGAGTTTGCAAGCGCCGCATAGAGGTCGAACGCAAATCGTTCGTTTCCCGCTTTCCGCACGCAGCCGGCAAAATCAGAAAACCCTTTCCAAACCTGCCGATCCGACGCCCAATCGACGATGTCGGGAAAACGCCTGATTTCCGTAAAAAGACGACCGAGGTTTTGATATTCGAATTCGGGATCCCGCGCTTTTACGGTATTGTACATTTTCGTAAAAGCAGTAAGAGTTCCGAGCGCGAAGGCTTTCAGCGCTTTATCGGAAAAACCGCGCTCGTCGTAGTACGATGCGAGTTTGAAATATGCTTTAAGTGCCGTATAATCTTCCGACCTGAAAAGCGTAAAAAATTTTTCCATCGCTCCCGCTTCCCTGTCTTGCACGATACGCATAAGCGCTTTTTCAAAGCTTTCGTTTTTTAATAAACTGTCACCGCTTACGATAAGAAGCAAATCTTTTTCATAGCCGTCGAAATCTTTTTCGATAAGCGCGATGTCGGAAAGCTCGTACAAAATATCGTAGCGTTCGTCCGGCACGTCGAGAAGCGCGCCGTTCTGCCACGCGTTAATGAGATATTGTTTTGCGAGCGCGTATTCGCCTTCCAAAGCGTAGACGCGGCCGATAAGGCGATCGGCTTCGGGAAGAGAAAAGCGCGTCGAAACGTAGGAGACGAGGGCGGGCACGGAATTATGAAAAAACGCGCTTGTATTTTTCCCGATATAGCGCTCGACGATTTCAACGGCGTCGTAGTCTTCACGCTTTTTGAGAACTGCAAGCACGTCGGAAAGTACGCCGTTCGCCTTTTGCACTTCGCGCGGTTTTAAAGCATAAGAGAGCGTATCGGCTTCCCATGCGACGATCTCGCGCCGGGCTGTTTTCGCGTCGTTTGCAAGACGGAGCGCTTCTCCGTAGTTTCCGTTATCGAATTCGATGAGAGCGCGACGAAGCAGTTTTATATCGCCTGCAAGATCACGCGGTTTTTTAGGACGCACTTGCGCGCCGAGCGCCGAATACGTCATGAGCAATACGGAAAAAATAATAATCTTTTTCATAAGTCAACCGGTTCCGGAATTGAGAAAAACGGTTAAACGAAACACTGAAATAGCGTGCTTCGTTTAACGACCGCTCAGTCGGTACAATCGATACGTTTTACAGCGTGTTCAATTCTTCTCTGAATACTTTATCGGCATCTTTTGCGTCGACGGTTCGCACTATTTTTCCTTTTTTAAATATGACGACTTTATTGCCCGACCCCGCTATCCCCAAGTCCGCGTGTTTTCCCTCTCCCGGTCCGTTTACGACGCAGCCCATAACAGCGACGCTTATGTTTTTATCGAGCGATAAAAGTTCTCTTTGCCATTTTTCGACAAAGGCGTGCACGTCGAATCCGATCCTCCCGCACCTCGGACAGGAAATGAGCTTTACGCCGCCCTCTCTTTTTCCGCATTCTACAAGTATTTCGCGGCCGGCTATCACTTCGTTTTCGGGGGATGAGGAAAGGCTTACGCGGATCGTATCTCCGATGCCTTTTGAAAGCAGGGCGCCGAAAGCGAGCGTGCTCTTTACGATGCCGGTGATGAGCGGTCCCGCTTCCGTCACTCCGATGTGAAGGGGTATATCGTATTTTTTTGCAAATACTTCGTTCGCTTCGATCGTTTCACTTACCGAAGACGCTTTCATGCTGACGACAAACTGCGTAAAACCGAGTTCGTCGAATACGGCGGCTTCGCGCGATGCCGTTTCGGAAAGCGCTTCCGCTCTCGACATGGAACCCGCTTCAACTTTCGCCGCAAGGTCTTTCGGAAAACTTCCCGTATTGACGCCGATTCTGATCGCGGCGTTTTTTTCGCGGCACGAAGCGACGACCTTTTCGACGTTTTCACGAGAACCGATATTGCCGGGGTTGATGCGGATCGCGGCGACGTTGCCGCGAAGACATTCGAGGGCGAGCCGGTAGTCGAAGTGAATATCGGCGACGAGAGGTACCGTGCATTCGGCGGCTATCGCGCAGAGTGCGCGCGCGCTTTCCATATCGGGAACGGCAAAACGCACGATATCGCAGCCTATCCCTTTGAGTGCGTGTATTTCTTCTACGAGCGCTTCGCGCTTTTCCGAATCGGCGTCCAAACCGACGATGGATTTTTTCCACATCGTCTGTACCGAAACGGGCTCTCCGCCGCCGACGGCAATGCGCTCCGTTTTACCGTTTCCGCCGAGATAGACTTTTTTCGTCATGCGCGCTTTTTGAAAGAACGCTTATCGGCAAAAACCGATGCCGAAAGCCATGACAAAGAGAGCGACGGTTTCGCAAAGACCGACGACCATGATATAGCTCGCAAAGCCTTTGCCCGTTTCCCCGAGCGCATCCGAACCGGCTGCTCCCGCCTGTCCCTGAGCGACGGCAGACGCGCCCATCGCAAGTCCTGCGGCAACGCCGAGTCCGAGTAAAAACAGCGGATTTTGACCCGAATCGAGGATGCTCCTCGTCAAAAGAAATCCGTAAATCGTCTGCGTCAGAGGTGCGCCTGCAAAGACGGTGAGGATAAAAGGCGCGGGCTTATTGTTTACGTAACAGCGTTTCCATGCACCGATCGCGCCTTGACCTGCGATACCGATTCCGAACGCGCTTCCGATAGCGGCGAGCCCCATCACGACACCTGCACCAAGCATTCCCAAATTCATAACAACTCCTATTATTCCTATAACGCCGCTTCTCTGAACGGCTCATATTTATATCCCGACCACGACATACCGAGGTGGCTTGAAAATTCAAGCGTATTCAAACGCACGCCATGAACGATAACCGAAAGCACGTTCAATGCGACGTTAAGTCCGTGCCCCGTTACGAGCAGGACGAGTGCGGCGACAAAGAAAATCGCGTGTCCCAAAAGCGGACCCGCCATCGTGTTGACCGTACTCGAAATCGCGCTGCCGGCCAAAGCGACCGCCCACAGGCGGATATACGACACGATATCCGAAAATACGTTTACGACACCGAGCACTACCGAAATGATGTTTTTACAGCTTTCGAGCACCGCCCTTCCGACACTGCCGTCGTAATTCGAAAACACGAAGCTCATCAAAAAGCCGCCTCCGACGAGCGCGAGCGAAACGCGGCCGACGGGAATACCGTACACGACTTTATCGAGCGAAAAGATTTCCCCGCTGATGACGAGCATGAGCACGATGTAAAACATACCCCACAGCATGAGCATGGAACCCAAGTCTCCTATGCACTTCGGAGAGCGTATGTCGTTTATAAAGCACTTGATGTGAGCGACCGTCAGCTGCACGAGCGCGAGCGTAAAGCAAAACACTTGCAGATTTTGATCGGTCGTAAGGAGACTGTGCACGCCGTCGTAGCGGGAAGCGTATGCCGAAGAAATCGGCGGAATCGAAAGAGAAGTGAGCCATGAGGGAAGCTTGTCGGCGGCAATGCCGAACCACGTACACGTAAGCGTTCCCCACACGACCGTCGAAAAAGAAAGGAGCGCAAGGAGACTCATCATCGGATTCGTTTTTTTGCCTGCAGCCTTCGATTTGACCGTTACGGCGAGCGCAAGAGCGAGCATAATGAGTCCGTAACCCGCGTCGCCGAAAATCATGCCGAAAAAGATCGTAAAGAAAAACAAAAACCATCCGGAAATATCGAATTCGCGGTAGCCCGGAACGGTGCCGAGAAAATCGGTGAGCGGATAGATGATGCTTACGAGCGGATTGTTTTTAAGCTTTGTCGGCGGATCATCGGTCTCTTCGACTTCGCTCGAAGAAAGCGCCCAGCCGTTTTGTTTCGCCGCCTCTTCCAAAGCGGAAAAGCCGTCGGACGGAACATAGCCTGAAAGCCACGCGAGATCGCTCTCTTTGCCTTCGTTTTCTTTTCCCATACCCGCATACACGTTTTCGAATTCGATCTCTTTTGCGAGCTTTTTCGCATACGAATCGATCTGTCGTCCATACACCGCCTGTGCCGCAAGTTCGGTTTCGATTTCACGGATGCGTTTTATATTGCCTTCGATTTGCTCGGAAAGTTTTTCCGTAGCGATTTTCGGAAGCGGCACTTCAAAGGCTTCGGGCGGAAGATTTTCAGGCCGCTCTTTTCCGATAAGCAAAAATCGTACATCGCGCTTTCCGGTATTGACGAGCACCGTATCGATGGAATCGTCCAAAGCGGTGTATAAATCGGCCGGCATTTCGTACATCGAAAGCGCTATTCCTTTTTCGGAAAGATAAGCGAAATCGTCCGGATCGACACTGCCCCACTTTGCAAAGCGTTCGAGTTCGACGGTGTCGGCGCCGAGCGCATCGATGAGCGATTTTTTTTCGTCGAAAAGAGATGTAACCGTTTTGCTTTTTTCGGCGACTCCGGCTTCATCGAGGTTTTCGGCGCGGGATGTTTTCGGCGCTTTTATCTCGGAAAGGATCGCGTATGCGTTTTGCGCGCATGAAAAACTTTCTTTCAAAGCGGAAAGCTTTTCGCTTTCACCTTCAAGGCTTTCCAAGTGCATGACGCCGAGCTTACGCAATTTTTCGAGCGCGTCTTTTTTTTCTTTTTCGAGAATGACGACGGAAACTTTTTTCATCGCTACGATCATTTCGCTTCAGCCTCCAGTTTCCGCTTCGATATCTTACTGCGCACGACTGCGGCGACTCTTTCATCGCCGAGGAACACGGATATCTTTCTGATATTTTCTTTCGCTTCGGGAATCTTCACTTTTTCGAAAAGGTTGACGCGCTGCGTCGTCGTGCGAAGCTCTTTCGAAAGGAGGCGCACCTGTTCGTCGAGCACTTCCGCTTCCAAATCGAGTTCGAGCGCTCTTTCCATGCGATCGGCCGCCATATCGATCCACACGGGCGTTTCGTAGAGATCGTACTCGGCTCTCGTAAAATCGGCGCCTTCGTAAATCGGAATCTTCACGCCCGCGATATTGCCCGTGCCTTTTCGTATATTGCTTACGCGCACCGTATCGCGTCCGAAGGATTCGGCATCGGCGAACACGGCGATCCATTCGTCGAATTCCTTTTCGAGCGCTTTACGCGCATCGCGCACTTCACGCGCTTTTATGTCGATGGCGCGAATTTCGGTTTGGAGCTGCTGCTTTTTGAGCGTAAGTGTCGGAAGATAGCGCTGATACATTTTCAGCGCATCTTTTTGAATCTTTTGCTCGTTTTTCGTCAGCTTGATCTTCGCCATACGTTAATCCCTTTTCGGCCAATACTTATCGAGCAGTCCCGTTTTTATACCCGTTTCCTCTTTGTCGAAACAGTCGGCGAGAATCTTCCAGCCCGAATCGAGGGCGTCTTCGAGCGATATGTTTTTCGACAGATCCATCATTTCGTCTTCGAATTCTTTGCCGTATTTGATGAGCTTGTTGTCCCACGCGCTCATCATAAAGCCCATCGATTTTTTTTCAAGCGTATCTTTATACGAAGAATACAGGCGTATCATGCCGTCCATGAGAGCGCGATGATCGTCCCTCGTCTTTCCGTTGACGTTCTGCTTTAAGCGCGAAAGACTTCCGAACGGTTCGATGCGGCCGCCCTTGAGATAATACTGCCCTTCGGTGATATAGCCCGTATTGTCGGGCACGGGATGCGTTACGTCGTCTCCGGGCATCGTCGTCACGGCGAGGACGGTTACCGACCCCGCGCCTTCGAAGTCGACGGCTTTTTCGTAGCGGGAAGCGAGCTGACTGTACAAGTCGCCGGGATAACCGCGGTTCGACGGAACCTGTTCCTGCGTGATAGCGATCTCTTTCATCGCGTCGGCGAAGTTCGTCATATCGGTCAAAAGGACGAGCACGTCTTTGCCCTGCAGCGCAAACTGTTCGGCGACGGCAAGGCTCAAATCGGGCACTTTCATGCATTCGACCGTCGGATCGGCGGCCGTGTGGATAAACATAACGGTGCGGCTCATCGCTCCGCCGTTTTCGAGCGTGTTTTTAAAGTACAGGTAATCGTCGTACTTTAAGCCCATACCGCCGAGCACGATGACGTCGACTTCCGCCTGCATCGCAATGCGCGCGAGCAACTGGTTGTACGGTTCTCCCGAAATGCTGAATATCGGCAGCTTTTGCGAAACGACGAGCGTATTGAACATGTCGATCATCGGGATACCCGTGCGGATCATGCGGTTTGCCATAATGCGCTTGGAAGGATTGACCGAAGGCCCGCCTATCGTTACGAGGTTGTCCGTAAGAGCAGGTCCCGCGTCGCGGGGAGATGCGGAGCCGTTGAAAATGCGGCCGAGCAGATTTTCACTGAAACTCACTTCCATCCGGTGTCCGAGAAATTTAACATGATCGCCCGTAGAAATGCCGCGGCCGCCGGCGAAAACCTGCAGCGACACGACTTCTCCGTCGATTTTATTGACTTCCGCAAGCGATTTTCCGAATCTCGTTTCGATTTCCGCGAGTTCTCCGTAGCGGACGTTGTCGGCTTTTACCGTGATGACGTTGCCGGTGATCGATTCGATTCGCGAATATATTTTATTCATATCATTCACCGTCCTTGAGCAGTGCCGCCGCTTCTTTTTGCAGTTTGCCGTTTTTTTGCGCGTAGAGTTCGTCGATCTTTTTTTCGATATCGGTAAACGAGTCGTCCTTCCACGTCGAATAGTTCCAGTCGATAAAGAGCTGGCGCAGAGAATTGAAATAAGAGCGCGCATCGTCTTTCGTCTTCAAATCGAAATCGGATCCGAGGATGCGAAGCACTTTTTCAAGCGTATAGGTTTGGCGTTCGACGCTGACCGAATTGTCGACTTCGTCGAAAGAGTTTTGCTGAAAATACACCGAATCGAGAAAATCGCTTTTGAGGTATTCGATATAATCTTCGGTCGTCGTTCCCTCTTCACCGACGACTTTCATCATCTGATTGACTTCCTGTCCGCTTCTGAAGAGAGCGCGTGCGAAATCGACCCGGTCTTCGCGGATAACGCTTTTGTATTTCGACCACGAATTGAGCGGGTCGATCGCGGGGTATTTTCGGGCATCGCTCCGCTCGCGCGCGAGTCCGTGAAAAGCGCCGACGACTTTGAGCGTCGCCTGCGTAACCGGTTCGTCGAAGTTGCCGCCGGCGGGAGAAACCGTACCGCCGATAGTAACCGAACCCGTTTTGCCGTCGCGCAGGCGCACGATACCGGCGCGTTCGTAAAAGGCTGCGATATAGGATTCGAGGTAGGCGGGAAACGCTTCTTCGCCCGGAATCTCTTCGAGGCGGCCGCTCATTTCGCGCAGAGCCTGCGCCCAGCGAGAAGTGGAATCGGCAAGCAAAAGCACGTTGAGACCCATCTGGCGATAGTATTCGGCAAGCGTAACGCTCGTATAGACGGACGCTTCGCGAGAGGCGACGGGCATGGACGACGTATTGCAGATGATGATCGTCCGCTTCATGAGCGATTCTCCGGTACGCGGATCGATGAGCTTCGGAAAATCTTTGATCGTTTCGACGACTTCGCCCGCACGCTCGCCGCAGGCTGCGATGATGACGATATCGACTTCGGCGTTGCGGCTCGTCGTATGCTGGATAACCGTTTTACCCGCGCCGAAGGGGCCGGGTATGCAATAGGTTCCGCCGAGCGCAACGGGAAAAAACGTATCGATGAGACGTATTTTCGTAACCATCGCGTCAGACGGCGCGAGGCGTTCGGCATAGCAGTCGACGGCGCGTTTTACCGGCCACTTGAACGTCATCGTAATCGTATGCGTCTCGCCCTTTTCGTCTTCGAGGACTGCGATTTCATCTTGAATCGTGTACGATCCCGCAGGTACGATTTTCTTTACGGTATAAGAGCCGTACATATCGAAGGGTACGAGAATTTTATGCGTAAAGGGGCCTTCGGGAACCGAGCCGACGGCATCTCCGCGGTATACAACATCGCCGACTTTTGCCGACGGCGTAAAATCCCACTTCGTCGCTTTGGAAAGAGGGTCGACGTAGACGCCCCGCTCGAGAAAAAAGCCCGCCTGTTCCGCGACGAGCGGCAGCGGATTTTGCAAACCGTCGTACACTTGACCGAGCAAACCGGGACCGAGTTCGGCGCACAAAAGGTCGCCGTCGAATTCGACGGTATCGCCCGAACGTATGCCGTTCGTCATTTCGTAAATCTGCATTTGAGCGCCGTCGCCGCGTATACGGATGACTTCGCCTTTGAGCCGTTTGCCTTCGACGTTTACGTAGCCGACTTCGTTCATCGAAATGTTGCCGTCAAAGGCTATCGAAACCATATTGCCGTTGACGCCGACTACTTTCGCTTTAGTACCCGTCATATTGTTTCTCCCAGTATAGAATCGTACATAGTGCGGTATGCCAGAGTACCCGCTTCTTTGTTGAATTTTTTCATGCGCGCAGTGAGCAAAAGCCGTATGCCGTACTCGTAGACGGCATCGACGGAAAAGATATCCAAAGGACGAAGATTGTCGAGCACTCCGGTGCGGTATTCGTATAAAAACTTTTCTGCGGAAAGAGGACTGTCCATACCGACTGCGGTACGGGCTGCCTGCATGATGTCGGCCGTACACGACGGCGGCACTTGCGGTGCGTCGCGCTTCATCTTTTGCGCGCGGACTTGCGCGAGCGCAAAACGGAGACTCCGCTCCCTGTCGTACCACGCATCGAGAAATTCCGAACCGGTCGGTTCCGGCTCTCTCGGCGGAACGAGCGAAAGAGCGTTTAAGACTTCGACTTCCGCTTTCGAAAGGAAGCGCGAACACAGATCGCGGTAATAGCTTTCCGTTATCGCAAGAGCGCGCTCGGCGTTTGAAATGTCGGGCAGCTGCGAAACGAGATAATATTGCTTCACTCGTTTGTCCCTTGAACGGCGCCTTTTAAGATGGCTGCAGTGCGCGGATTGACGTAGGCTGCGAACAATTCGGCAAGGGAATCCGAAGAATAATCGTAAAATGCCCTGCCGTCTTTAACTCCGATCCTGAAACCGGCCGCGAGCGTTTTATCGCTTTTGAGCACGAGCCCCTTTGCGATTTCGTCTTTGAGCGCGGACGTAAGAGCCGATTCGAGTTCTTTCAAATCCTTTTCGGAAAGCAAAACGGAAAGCTCTTCCGCATCGGCGTGTTTCGTCCACGCTTTTACCGTTTCGGGGATAAGATTTACGAGCAGCTCTTTCGAATACGCTTTCGCCGTTTCCGTCTTAATAATTCTGTCGAGCTCGGCGATAAGGGAATCACGGAACGACAAAATCATATTGCGTCCCGCCTGCGCGATCGCGTCTTCGCTCGCTTTTTCCATGCGCCCGGTTTCGGCTTTCGCATTTTTGATGATGCCTTCGGCTTTTTGCTCCGCATCGGAAACGACGGCTCGCGCTTTTTTTTCGGCGTCGGCGAGTATCTCGGCCGCAGAAGCTTCCGCGCTCGCCACTCCGTCTTTTTTTATTTTGTCGATCAATTCCTGCAACTGGACATCCATACAACCCTCGCTGTCTCGGTAAAATAAACGATAATGCAATCATAACGCCAAACACAATTTAATACAATGCCTCGATTGCGGCTTATCGAGGACATGTAATATTTTCGACATGCCTCGATTGCGGCTTTTCTACCGGTGAAATCCGTATACGGTAATCGATTCGTATTTTTTTCCGGGAAGCAAAACGCAGGACGGAAAGTGCGCGATGTTCGGAGACGCGGGGAAGCACTCGGTTTCAAGGCAGAGCGCTGCGTGCTTGCCGTAGATGCGCCCGTTTTTGCCGCGCACGGCTTTCAGCATATTGCCGGTATAAAGCTGTATGCCTTCCGCATTCGTATCGACCGTCATCGTCCTGCCGGATTCGGGATCACACAATTGTGCAACTCGGATGATTTTTTCAGCCGATTCGGGAACTCCGGAGCTTCCGTTTTTTCCGTCGTAGACTCTCGTGACAAAGCAGTCGTCGTAACCCGTCCCCGTTTTTTTGATATCGCGGCCGATGCGCTTTTCTTTTAAAAAATCGTAAGCGCTATCCTTTACGGAAAGAATTTTTCCGGTCGGAATCAAAGCGCTCGTAGTTTCAAGATAAGAAGGACAATCGAGTTTTAAAACATGATTTTCGATCGTACCTTTCCCCGCAAGATTAAAATACGAATGATTGGTGAGGTTTACGGGACAGGCTTTATCGCTCGATGCCGTATAACGGCACGTAAGATTATCTTTTTCGTCGAGGATGTAGCGCACTTTTACGCGCATAGTTCCGGGAAAGCCCTGCTCGCCGTCTTTTGAAACGCGCGTAAACTCGACTCCCGCGCCTCTTTCGGTCGAAACGGTTTTCGCTTTCCACACTTTTTTGTCCCAGCCGTCAAAACCTCCGTGCAGCATATTGCGTCCGTCGTTTTTATCGAGCGTACAGCGTTTACCGTCAAGCGAAAATGAAGCATTTTTAATTCTGTTTGCAAAACGCCCGACAAAAGCGCCGAAATAGCTCGTATCGTAAATATAGCCTTCGAGCGTCGAATAACCGAGTACGACGTCGGTTTCGCTGCCGTCCGAATCGCGCAGCACGATACTCGTAATTCTGCAGCCGTAATCCGTAACGGAAAAGGACATGTGTTTATTTTTGACGGTAAAAAGCGAAACCTTTGTTCCGTCGGAAAGCACTCCGAAATTTTGCACCGTTGTTTTCATATCTTCCCC
This Treponema socranskii subsp. buccale DNA region includes the following protein-coding sequences:
- a CDS encoding V-type ATP synthase subunit E, with translation MDVQLQELIDKIKKDGVASAEASAAEILADAEKKARAVVSDAEQKAEGIIKNAKAETGRMEKASEDAIAQAGRNMILSFRDSLIAELDRIIKTETAKAYSKELLVNLIPETVKAWTKHADAEELSVLLSEKDLKELESALTSALKDEIAKGLVLKSDKTLAAGFRIGVKDGRAFYDYSSDSLAELFAAYVNPRTAAILKGAVQGTNE
- a CDS encoding aldose epimerase family protein; this encodes MKTTVQNFGVLSDGTKVSLFTVKNKHMSFSVTDYGCRITSIVLRDSDGSETDVVLGYSTLEGYIYDTSYFGAFVGRFANRIKNASFSLDGKRCTLDKNDGRNMLHGGFDGWDKKVWKAKTVSTERGAGVEFTRVSKDGEQGFPGTMRVKVRYILDEKDNLTCRYTASSDKACPVNLTNHSYFNLAGKGTIENHVLKLDCPSYLETTSALIPTGKILSVKDSAYDFLKEKRIGRDIKKTGTGYDDCFVTRVYDGKNGSSGVPESAEKIIRVAQLCDPESGRTMTVDTNAEGIQLYTGNMLKAVRGKNGRIYGKHAALCLETECFPASPNIAHFPSCVLLPGKKYESITVYGFHR
- a CDS encoding V-type ATP synthase subunit A, with the translated sequence MTGTKAKVVGVNGNMVSIAFDGNISMNEVGYVNVEGKRLKGEVIRIRGDGAQMQIYEMTNGIRSGDTVEFDGDLLCAELGPGLLGQVYDGLQNPLPLVAEQAGFFLERGVYVDPLSKATKWDFTPSAKVGDVVYRGDAVGSVPEGPFTHKILVPFDMYGSYTVKKIVPAGSYTIQDEIAVLEDEKGETHTITMTFKWPVKRAVDCYAERLAPSDAMVTKIRLIDTFFPVALGGTYCIPGPFGAGKTVIQHTTSRNAEVDIVIIAACGERAGEVVETIKDFPKLIDPRTGESLMKRTIIICNTSSMPVASREASVYTSVTLAEYYRQMGLNVLLLADSTSRWAQALREMSGRLEEIPGEEAFPAYLESYIAAFYERAGIVRLRDGKTGSVTIGGTVSPAGGNFDEPVTQATLKVVGAFHGLARERSDARKYPAIDPLNSWSKYKSVIREDRVDFARALFRSGQEVNQMMKVVGEEGTTTEDYIEYLKSDFLDSVYFQQNSFDEVDNSVSVERQTYTLEKVLRILGSDFDLKTKDDARSYFNSLRQLFIDWNYSTWKDDSFTDIEKKIDELYAQKNGKLQKEAAALLKDGE
- a CDS encoding DUF2764 domain-containing protein; amino-acid sequence: MKQYYLVSQLPDISNAERALAITESYYRDLCSRFLSKAEVEVLNALSLVPPREPEPTGSEFLDAWYDRERSLRFALAQVRAQKMKRDAPQVPPSCTADIMQAARTAVGMDSPLSAEKFLYEYRTGVLDNLRPLDIFSVDAVYEYGIRLLLTARMKKFNKEAGTLAYRTMYDSILGETI